The nucleotide sequence GGGCACTGCCCTGCTGTTATCTGCCTGCGCCGGAACCGGTGGCAACACAACGGCTGACACTTCTGCTGATCTGACACAATATGAGTGGGAACTGTCCAAGATCGACAATCAGGCCGTCACTATCCCGAGCAGGGGCGCCGTACCGACTCTGGGATTTGAAAATAACACCATGGCACATGGGCATTCCGGCTGTAACCGCTATTTCGGTTCTGCCGAGCTGAAAGACGGCCAGTTCCGCATTGAAAAAATGGGCATGACCATGATGGCCTGCCCGGATGATGCGATGAAACTGGAACGTGTGATGAGTGATACTTTAAGCCAGTGGAGCAAAGCCGAAGTCAAAGGCAATACGCTGACGCTCAGTAATAATCAGCATACTCTGACTTTCACCGCCACCCAACCCATGTAATCCGCACCATTCTGTCTGACAGCATCAACTGAGCGCCTGTTCAGTTGATGCTTGTTGCTGACGAACCTCCGCGCTTACCTTATTCAGTCCTTCCTGCTGTGCCTGATACAGCAAAGCTTCTGTTTGATGAAACAAAGCTTCAGCGGTAAATCCCTGAAGGTCAAAAACAGTTATCGCGCCCACAGAGACCGTCAGATAAGGGTTGGCACTCATGTCACTGTTGGCCAGGTTCAGGCGCTCCGCAGCGGCACGTAAAAGCCGGGCAACGACTTCGCCATTGTTGGTATTCGGCAAAACAGCAGCAAACCTGTCATCATCAAGCCGTGCCACCATATCGGCAGGACGTTTCAATGTTCTGCCCAGTTCATTAGCCAGCATCCTGAGGCTGGACTCATACATGTCCTGCGGACACTGACGGACAAAATCCGCATAGTCATCAATTTGGATCAGCACCACCACCAGTGGGGATTTCTCCCGCCGTGCAATTCTGACTGCTTTGTCGAGGCTTTCTTCAAACGCCCGCTGGTTCGCGATTCCTGTCAGCGGGTCGATCAGGCTCATGCGTTCCAGTTTTTCGTTCACAGCCAGCAATCTGTCATGTTGCTGATTCAGATTATCCAGATAGTGCTGACCCCGCTGGAACACAAAAAAACAGACCAAAGCGGCGACGGCAAAAAATGCGTTCACGCCCCAGAACACCCACCAGGGTGTGGATGACTGATGCTGACGGATATAATCCTGCATCGGTGTGGCTTCAATCACCCAGCGTCGCCCGCCTTTGCTCAGGACCTGATGAACGTAGCGATAATCAGGCGCATACTCGCGGGCGATCGCCTCCTGAGTCAGCGCTTTCTGGCTGTAGTGGTAATGCTTTTGCTGGCTAACCGGCCCGGTATCCGACACAGGGACCAGACTAAATACCAGCTTGTTTGACTGGGGGGCCTGTGTATCAATCAGTGTCAGTGCAAAGGGTTTGACCTGAGTTAAGCCAGGTGAGGAGAGAAAAATCTGTGCAGGATTAAACACCCCAGCCACAAAACCCAGCAGGCTGTCCTGCCGTTCAGTCTCCGACATCGGTTCAGGGAATTCATACACGGGCAACAGGCTGAGGATACCCTGAGCAACCACATCATTGCGCTGGATCTGTAGCGGGACAGTCAGTTGCAGCTGGCCGGTATCTCTGGCGCGCTGAATCGCCTCAAAACGCAGTGAATGCGACCCCAGATCATAGCCGATGACGGCTTCGTTTCCGGTGACAGGCTCGACATAGTAAACCGGATAATAAATCGCACGCTCGCTGGCCGTGACACGCTCACCGGATGCGACCTGTTCGGTAATCACATAGCCGGGCAGCCACGCATTCGCCCGTTGCTCCAAGCTGGCACGATCGGCCTGTGCGACTTCGGGAATCCACTCCAGAGCCGTAATCGCCGGAAAACGGGCCAGAATTTTATCTGTCAGTGCCGTGAAACCTTGGGCGTCCGGAATCCCATGCGTGTCCAGATTCAGTTGCAGGGTATACAGCGCTTCAAAATGACTGTTCATCGCCTGGATAAAAGCGTGTGAGGCTTCTGTAACATCCGATTCAAATTCCTGCTGAATGCGGCGTGTCTCCAGGTGAGAGAAAAAAAACAACATGACTATCGACAAGAGCAACCCGGCTGACAAGAGTAAGCCAATCAATGTAAGACGTTGTCGCTTCATCAAATTCCCTTCAATCATGTAAGCACAGCGGGTTTTAACCCTATTTTCAGTCAGGTGCCGTCTATTTACCAATTTGGTTTCAGATAACAGAGACAAGATCACTATGCGACACTCATAACCCCTGAATGTAATCGATTATAGACGTCTGGATGTTTACACTTCTCTCGATAACCAGTACTCTGAGCAGCAGATAACGTCAGGGACTGAGTGAACATGATTGAAATAAAGCACCTTCGCACATTAGCGGTACTGAGAGACACAGGCTCCCTGACGGCAACGGCGACGACGCTTTGTCTGACCCAGTCGGCGTTATCTCACCAGATTAAAGATCTTGAGCAACGGATTGGCGCGCCGCTGTTTTTACGCAAAACCCGTCCGGTCAGATTCACCGCGGAAGGCGACATCCTGCTGAAACTGGCTGATGATTTGATGCCCCGTATCGCACGCGCCGAACATGAACTGGCCAATTTAAAAGAAGACGCCAAAGGCCGGCTGCATATGGCAATTGAGTGTCACTCCTGCTTTCAATGGCTGATGCCTGCACTGAAGGAGTACCAGATAAACTGGCCGGCAGTGAGCCTGGACTTTTCATCCGGTTTCAGTTTTGAGCCGATACCGGCTCTGGCTGCCGGGGAACTGGACCTGGTGATCACCTCCGATATCAACCCGCGTGCGGAGGTACACTATGAACCTCTGTTCGATTTTGAGATGCGCCTTGTGGTGTCACCACAGTCTCCGCTTGCCGAACTGAGCACCATTAAACCGGCTGATCTCGCCAGCCAGACCATGCTGACCTATCCGGTGCAAAAAAATCGCTTGGATGTGGTGAAACATTTTCTGCAGCCTGCCGGCATTGAACCGAAAGTCTGGAAGCAAGCCGATAACACCCTGATGCTGGTACAAATGGTGTCGGCTGGTTTGGGCGTCGCAGCGCTGCCCAACTGGGCGATTCATGATTTCGCACGCCAGGGATTAATCGCCAGTAAACCACTGGGACAGGGTTTGTGGCGACGACTGTATGCGGCGATCCGTGCATCAGAAAAAGAACGCCATTACCTTCAGGCTTTTTTTGCGACAGCCCGGCAACAGTGCCAGACCCACCTTGAAGGCATTAAAGCGGCCTGAAGCCCAAACAAAAGACACCTGAAAAACGAAGGGCACCGATACGGGTGCCCTGTGTTTATTTAAACTGATTGGAAATGGGATCATAACGATAGCCCAGAGATTCCATTTTTTCTCTGAGCTGATCCTTATCCAGCTCATAGCGGCTGGAGAGATCATCAATGGTATCGCATTCCAGGCGCAGCCTTTCATTGACGATGCCAAGTACAATATTCGCGTCCATGTTCAGCAAGTTACTGATTTCCACTTCTCCCTCCTCCGGCGACTGCCGCTTGAACATCAGACAGAGTTAAAACAGCCCTTCTGTTGTTAGCATAGACGCTCAACCCGCCCTTCGACCAGTCAGATCACTGCAAGCTGACACGCTGCTGAGGCAGACAGCAAGAAAAGCACACCGGATAATTGCCAGACTTTAACAGGTCGCGCCAATACAATATGGCCCGCCCATACCACCTGTGCGGTAATCAGCAATAACAGAGCGCCACAAATCATCAGCAACTGGCTTTCCACCTGCGCCTGAGGCACTGAATAGAGCTGACCTGAAAACAACAACACGCTCAGGATGGCACTCACCAGGCCAGCCGCCGGTAAGATCCGGTGAAAAGCCTGCAAACGTGTGCGTGACTGGGTCAGCAACAAGTGCGCAAGTGCAGCGCCAAACATCGCCACGGCGACCAGGCTCTGCCCCTTCTCTAACCAGGACAACAAAGACAGTGCCAACAGCCAGCTCAGAAACGCCATCGCGCACGATGCGTACAACAGCATCAACGGGCCCTGATCCCGCGTCTTTCCGGTTTTTACCTGGAAAGTGAACCCAGCTAACCCCAGAAGAGGCAAGAGTGCTATCGGCTGGTTGATACACGCAATTAGCCAGCCCAGCATTAGTACGGGGAGCATCTTATGGACACGGCCCCGCTGACCAGGGCAAATCTCACCTTTAGTCAGAACCAGTGTCAGAATGATCTGCGCGCCCAACAGCGCAGAGATGAGCAAAGTGGTATAGGTCATATTCATGAAGGCTACAAAAGACAGAGGAAAACGCCCGAAATTATATCAGAACAGTACTAAAAACATCCATTGCTCAAAATTTCCGACAATTAACCTGGTTTCACATGCATTATGTGAACCAAGATCACGGTTTTGCCACCCATCTTGTAGAATAATTGTTCGATTATAAAAATAAAGGCGTTTACCGTCTGTTTTTTCTCACAAAACAGATGTCAGATGAGCTGGAAGCAAAGATGATATCGACTGATAACCACTACCATAGGCTGCTGTGCCATGCGCTCAAGCTCTATATTCCGGATCTGTGGAGTGCCAAAGCGCACACCCAAAGCTTCCAGAATACGCGAAGCGGATACCTGCGCAGCCGAATTTCTCTGCTCTGTATTGTCTGGGCAGTACTGATCATTGCATGGATACCTTTTGATTTTTTTTACCTGAAAACAGGAGAAGATACCCGCATCGCCAGCGCCCGTTTAGTTCTGGCTTTATTTTTAATCGGTATTGCCAAAGTCAACGAGACGCACACCACCTTACGTCAGTCACAATGGTGCATGACACTCTTGGTGCTGGGACTGAACCTGTTTTACATCTATTGCATCTGGGTACTGGGTTTTCCCAAAGTGTACAGCGGTTTTGAATACGGCTATACACTGCTGCCGATTTTACATGTCGCTATTTTAACGATTCTGCCGATTACGCTAAAGGAAAGTCTGTGCCTGCTGGCCTTCACCGCGGTCACCGAAATCACCGTCGATTTACAGACAGGTACAGTCCTGATGCCGGAAACACTGGCCAACTACTGGTTACAGAATGTGCTGGCAATCGTCGTCATCTGGTCGCAACTATCCAAGCTTTACATGTTGATGCGTTTGTACCGTCAGGCCACACTGGATCCGCTCACCGGTATTTACAACCGGCGCATGTTGCTGCAACAAGCTCAGAAAGCGATGGAAAATTGTCAGGCCAAACGCCAGCCTTTTTCACTGCTGCTGTTTGACATTGATCGGTTCAAACGCATCAATGATACCTGGGGGCATGGCGTTGGCGACAAAGTGCTGCGGGGCTTTGCCAATCACCTGCAACTGGCTTCGCGAAAAACCGATCTGTTCGGACGTTATGGTGGCGAAGAATTTATTCTTTGCCTGCCCTGCTGCGATACCTTAACAGCGCAAAAAATTGCAGACCGGATGTTAGCCGATATCCGCTCACTGAAACTGCCGACGGATATCGAAGAAACCCATGTGTCGATCACCGCCTGCATCGGCATTGCGACTTTTACCTCAGGCGACAGCCTGATGACCATGATAGACCGAGCTGACCGCGCATTATACGAATGCAAAGATGCCGGTCGCGACTGCTACCGTTTCCATCCTTACGGCTATCAGTACCGTGACAGACGCAAGCCATTAGAAGCTGTCGTTGAAGCCAACAGCGAGGCTTAGCGCACACTGACCGATTTCGTGTCAGACCGCCACCGATGCGACCGGCTCGGTGGCCTGCTTTCTTCCAAGGCGCCAGCACAAGGCATACAGTGCCAGATACAACACAGTGCCGCCCACCAGCACCCCATACCAGCTCCAGTGCTGCCAGCAGGTGATCAGATAAAATCCGCCCAGGCTCCCGCCGACATAATAATGCACAAGGTAAAGGGCGGTTGCCGTGGCTTTGCCTGTTTTCGCTTTCTGGCTCACCCAGGCATACGCCAGGGAGTGGGTGAAAAATGCACCGGAGCTGATGAGCAGCAAACCGCTGAGCATGGCCGACACAGAATCCAGCGCGGCAACCCACATGCCCAATGCACTGATTGTTGTCCCCAGTATCATGCCGCTCACCGGCTTATATCGGATACTCCAGCTGCCACTGAGTTTTGCAGTGAGCGTGCCGCTCAAATAACACAGAAATATCAAAGATGCCCAGCTGACCGGCAAGGAATAAGGCGGTGAAACCAGTCTGAACCCCATCACGGAATACAAATTCACAAACAAGGCAAAGTTGATACCGCCAATCAGCATCGGGATCCACAAGACCGGTTGCTGTAAATGCCGGATCACGTGTTTTGTGTGATGCCTGAGCTGACCGCGCTGCGGGGTGAAATGTTGCTGCTGCGGCAATAATCTGGCGACCACCAGAGCGCCAATCAAACTGAAGATTGCCATCCCCAGCACCGCCCCCTGCCAGCCCCAGGCATCAGAAGCAAAACCGCCAAACAGCCGCCCGGCAATACCGCCCAGTGAGTTGGCACTGATATAACCGCCGACCGCCAGTGACAAAGCTTTCGGCGAAAACTCCTCAGCCATATAGGCCACAGCAACGGCAGCAAACCCTGCCAGCGAGGCCCCCATCAGGGCCCGGGCAAGACTCAATATCAACAAGCTTTCAGCCAATAGCATGAGCACACCGACAACCGGCAATAAAAACAGACTGATCAGCATGACCCTGCGCCGGCCAATCATTTCAGAGCTGACAGCCCATGGTACCAGTGTCAGTGCCAGCGCCAGTGTCCCGGCCGCCAGCAGCCAGTTCACTTTGGTGGCACTCACGGAGAAAGCCTCTGTCATCACAGGCAGCAGTGGCTGAAAGAGATACAGATTACAAAACACCAGAAACGAGCCAAGTGCCAGCGCAAAACTGGCCCGGCGATAGGCAGAGCTATGGATTTCTATCACAAACAGCCACCAGACGATGAAGAGTTGCTGGAACAGTAGCAATTTCCCTGTAATAGTGAAAATATATAAAAAATATCGACTCCATATATTTTATTAATAGTCAGGGCCGCCAATGGACATTCGCCAGCTTACTTATTTCATGACCATTGCAGAGAACGGCAGTTTCACGAAAGCCGCAGAAAAACTGCACATTGCCCAGCCGGCTTTAAGCATTGCAATTAAGAAATTCGAGCAACAGTTAGAGATGCCCTTATTTCACCGCAGTGATCGCCAGATCGTGCTGACGCACGAAGGCGAAGTACTGATTCAGCATGCCCGCTTAATTTTGCAACAGGTGGATGATGCAAAGATCGCCATGGCGGAACTGAAGGGATTACAAAAAGGTGAAGTCCGGCTGGGTGTGCCCAGTATGCTGGGGTCGTATTTTTTCCCCGACATTCTGATGGGGTTTAAATCCCGCTACCCCAATCTCAAACTAACGCTGGTCGAAGCCGGCACCCAGTCAATCCGTCTGATGCTGCTGAACGGAGAGCTGGATTTGGGTGTCATCCGAAGTGCCGATCTCCCCGACAGCCTTGAAGCTGAACCGTTACTCACGTCTGAAATGGTGGCTGTCGTCAGCCCGAACCACGAATTTGCCCGGCAGTCCTCGGTGTCGTTCGAACAATTCTTCAGCCAGGAGCTGGTGATGTTCAAGCAAGGGTACTTTCATCGCGACTATATCGACCATGTCTGTCAGACACACCAGCTCAAACAGCACATTGCATTTGAAACGAACCTGTTACCTATGATCCTGAGTATCATCCGGCAGGAATTTGCCATCTCCGCGTTACTGGAAATGGTCACCCGGCACGAATCCGGCCTGGCAGCCGTGCCTTTTGAGCAACCGGTCCAACTGAGTCTGGCTATCGCCTGGCGAAAAAATGGCTATCTGTCGATTGCTGACCGGGCATTCATGGAATTTATCAAAGACCATCAGCGCCATCGCCGATGCCAATCCGTGTAACCCGGCACGGCCAGGTGTGTGTTTGAAAAGTTGCAAATTCGCAATGTGATCAACCTCACATGAAAATTTCCATTAGATGATGTTTGTGTTTCATTTTCTTTTACAATGGTTGTTTGCTTGGGAGCCTGATCGCACCGGAATGTCAAAAGCCAGACCGGATTTCTGTCTGCCGGATCCTTGAAGGACTGCAGAATTTCGATCAGAGTCACATGACCATTGAAAAATGATGGTCTTTCCAGGCACGTCGACCGTATCACTGACTAGCATGGATGATTCACGAATGTTTGAAAAAATCGTTGCCGCACCAGCAGACCCTATCCTGGGACTGACTGAAGAATTCAAAAATGACACTCGCGCTGAGAAAATCAATCTGGGCGTTGGCATCTACAAAGATGAATCGGGCCATACCCCGGTTCTGGCGACAGTGAAAAAAGCTGAAGCTATCCTGCTGGAAAAAGAAACCACCAAATCTTATCTGAGCATTCCCGGCACAGCAGAATACGGTCTGGCTGTTCAGGAACTGCTGTTTGGCAAAGATGCTGCCATTATTGCTGACAAGCGTGCTCAAACGGCTCAGGCGCCGGGTGGTACCGGTGCACTGCGCGTCGCGGCTGAATTCATTAAACGCCAGCTGGGCGATGTGACTGTGTGGATCAGCAACCCAACCTGGGCCAACCACTTTGGTGTCTTTGGCGCTGCGGGCCTGCAGACAGAACAG is from Photobacterium sp. TLY01 and encodes:
- a CDS encoding MFS transporter, translated to MIEIHSSAYRRASFALALGSFLVFCNLYLFQPLLPVMTEAFSVSATKVNWLLAAGTLALALTLVPWAVSSEMIGRRRVMLISLFLLPVVGVLMLLAESLLILSLARALMGASLAGFAAVAVAYMAEEFSPKALSLAVGGYISANSLGGIAGRLFGGFASDAWGWQGAVLGMAIFSLIGALVVARLLPQQQHFTPQRGQLRHHTKHVIRHLQQPVLWIPMLIGGINFALFVNLYSVMGFRLVSPPYSLPVSWASLIFLCYLSGTLTAKLSGSWSIRYKPVSGMILGTTISALGMWVAALDSVSAMLSGLLLISSGAFFTHSLAYAWVSQKAKTGKATATALYLVHYYVGGSLGGFYLITCWQHWSWYGVLVGGTVLYLALYALCWRLGRKQATEPVASVAV
- a CDS encoding DUF4250 domain-containing protein; the encoded protein is MEISNLLNMDANIVLGIVNERLRLECDTIDDLSSRYELDKDQLREKMESLGYRYDPISNQFK
- a CDS encoding GGDEF domain-containing protein; the encoded protein is MISTDNHYHRLLCHALKLYIPDLWSAKAHTQSFQNTRSGYLRSRISLLCIVWAVLIIAWIPFDFFYLKTGEDTRIASARLVLALFLIGIAKVNETHTTLRQSQWCMTLLVLGLNLFYIYCIWVLGFPKVYSGFEYGYTLLPILHVAILTILPITLKESLCLLAFTAVTEITVDLQTGTVLMPETLANYWLQNVLAIVVIWSQLSKLYMLMRLYRQATLDPLTGIYNRRMLLQQAQKAMENCQAKRQPFSLLLFDIDRFKRINDTWGHGVGDKVLRGFANHLQLASRKTDLFGRYGGEEFILCLPCCDTLTAQKIADRMLADIRSLKLPTDIEETHVSITACIGIATFTSGDSLMTMIDRADRALYECKDAGRDCYRFHPYGYQYRDRRKPLEAVVEANSEA
- a CDS encoding CHASE domain-containing protein, encoding MKRQRLTLIGLLLSAGLLLSIVMLFFFSHLETRRIQQEFESDVTEASHAFIQAMNSHFEALYTLQLNLDTHGIPDAQGFTALTDKILARFPAITALEWIPEVAQADRASLEQRANAWLPGYVITEQVASGERVTASERAIYYPVYYVEPVTGNEAVIGYDLGSHSLRFEAIQRARDTGQLQLTVPLQIQRNDVVAQGILSLLPVYEFPEPMSETERQDSLLGFVAGVFNPAQIFLSSPGLTQVKPFALTLIDTQAPQSNKLVFSLVPVSDTGPVSQQKHYHYSQKALTQEAIAREYAPDYRYVHQVLSKGGRRWVIEATPMQDYIRQHQSSTPWWVFWGVNAFFAVAALVCFFVFQRGQHYLDNLNQQHDRLLAVNEKLERMSLIDPLTGIANQRAFEESLDKAVRIARREKSPLVVVLIQIDDYADFVRQCPQDMYESSLRMLANELGRTLKRPADMVARLDDDRFAAVLPNTNNGEVVARLLRAAAERLNLANSDMSANPYLTVSVGAITVFDLQGFTAEALFHQTEALLYQAQQEGLNKVSAEVRQQQASTEQALS
- a CDS encoding META domain-containing protein, whose translation is MKKHLLTAMGTALLLSACAGTGGNTTADTSADLTQYEWELSKIDNQAVTIPSRGAVPTLGFENNTMAHGHSGCNRYFGSAELKDGQFRIEKMGMTMMACPDDAMKLERVMSDTLSQWSKAEVKGNTLTLSNNQHTLTFTATQPM
- a CDS encoding LysR family transcriptional regulator, with translation MDIRQLTYFMTIAENGSFTKAAEKLHIAQPALSIAIKKFEQQLEMPLFHRSDRQIVLTHEGEVLIQHARLILQQVDDAKIAMAELKGLQKGEVRLGVPSMLGSYFFPDILMGFKSRYPNLKLTLVEAGTQSIRLMLLNGELDLGVIRSADLPDSLEAEPLLTSEMVAVVSPNHEFARQSSVSFEQFFSQELVMFKQGYFHRDYIDHVCQTHQLKQHIAFETNLLPMILSIIRQEFAISALLEMVTRHESGLAAVPFEQPVQLSLAIAWRKNGYLSIADRAFMEFIKDHQRHRRCQSV
- the metR gene encoding HTH-type transcriptional regulator MetR, with translation MIEIKHLRTLAVLRDTGSLTATATTLCLTQSALSHQIKDLEQRIGAPLFLRKTRPVRFTAEGDILLKLADDLMPRIARAEHELANLKEDAKGRLHMAIECHSCFQWLMPALKEYQINWPAVSLDFSSGFSFEPIPALAAGELDLVITSDINPRAEVHYEPLFDFEMRLVVSPQSPLAELSTIKPADLASQTMLTYPVQKNRLDVVKHFLQPAGIEPKVWKQADNTLMLVQMVSAGLGVAALPNWAIHDFARQGLIASKPLGQGLWRRLYAAIRASEKERHYLQAFFATARQQCQTHLEGIKAA